Proteins found in one Gammaproteobacteria bacterium genomic segment:
- a CDS encoding exodeoxyribonuclease VII small subunit produces the protein MPRKKATPKIDFEKSLAKLEQVVEKLESGDQSLDESLKLFEEGISLTRGCQNALKQAEEKITFLSQENEEWLPDSEQSAGDFLDGDN, from the coding sequence GTGCCTCGTAAAAAAGCGACCCCAAAAATAGACTTTGAAAAATCATTGGCCAAACTCGAACAAGTCGTAGAAAAGCTAGAGTCGGGCGACCAATCATTAGATGAATCGCTAAAATTATTTGAAGAGGGAATTTCACTAACACGTGGCTGCCAAAATGCTCTCAAGCAGGCAGAAGAAAAAATTACCTTTCTAAGCCAAGAAAATGAAGAATGGCTTCCTGATTCAGAACAATCAGCGGGGGATTTTCTTGACGGAGATAACTGA
- a CDS encoding rubrerythrin family protein has protein sequence MSLKGTKTEENLKAAFAGESQANRRYLYFAAKADVEGYNDVATVFRSTAEGETGHAHGHLEYLEECGDPATGLPFGGTDDNLKTAIAGETHEYTDMYPGMAKSARDESFDEIADWFETLAKAERSHANRFQKALDNLDG, from the coding sequence ATGTCTCTTAAAGGTACAAAGACAGAAGAAAATTTAAAGGCCGCATTTGCAGGAGAATCACAAGCAAATCGTCGCTATCTATATTTCGCTGCAAAAGCTGATGTTGAGGGATACAACGACGTAGCGACTGTATTTAGATCAACCGCTGAAGGTGAGACAGGACATGCTCACGGTCACCTGGAATACTTAGAAGAGTGTGGTGATCCAGCAACAGGTCTTCCATTTGGTGGCACAGACGACAATCTTAAAACAGCTATCGCTGGCGAAACTCATGAGTACACAGATATGTACCCAGGTATGGCTAAATCAGCACGTGATGAAAGCTTTGATGAAATTGCAGATTGGTTTGAAACTCTTGCCAAGGCTGAGCGTTCACACGCGAATCGTTTCCAGAAGGCTCTAGATAACTTAGACGGTTAA
- a CDS encoding heterodisulfide reductase-related iron-sulfur binding cluster, with protein sequence MATSGSREGSLEAPTRHPIDWNNPDFYNEESLNTELERVFDICHGCRRCVSLCNSFPTLFDLVDESDTMEVDGVDKNDYSKIVDHCYLCDLCYLTKCPYVPPHEWNVDFPHLMLRAKAIKFRKGNIKKRDKILSSTDTVGSLAGIPIVSQFVNSANGTKIGRKALEKTLGVHAEAKIPKYHAKTARKTLSKRALPIDMQAENKVALFITCYNNFNEPEIATDLVKVFEHNKISISIMEKENCCGMPKLELGDLEGVAKLKDANIPTMLKWIDEGWDIVAPVPSCVLMFKQELPLMFPDDKDVQRVKDHIFDPFEYLHKKHKNKQLKIDFSKSLGKVFYHASCHLRVQRIGLKTRDVLNLIPDTQLEVLERCSGHDGTYAVKKEFHEISMKICRPVVSKLQKAEANYYSSDCPMAGHQISNGMKDDSDATHPMTLLRIAYGL encoded by the coding sequence GTGGCAACATCTGGTTCGCGTGAAGGTAGCTTAGAAGCTCCTACAAGACACCCCATTGATTGGAATAACCCAGACTTTTACAACGAAGAATCACTTAATACTGAGCTTGAGCGAGTATTTGATATTTGCCATGGTTGTCGACGATGTGTGAGCTTATGTAATTCATTTCCAACTTTGTTCGACTTGGTTGATGAATCAGACACCATGGAAGTTGATGGTGTTGATAAAAATGATTACTCCAAGATTGTGGATCATTGTTATCTTTGTGATCTATGTTATCTGACAAAGTGCCCATATGTGCCACCTCATGAATGGAACGTGGATTTTCCACACCTTATGTTACGTGCCAAAGCGATCAAATTTCGCAAAGGTAATATTAAAAAGCGCGACAAAATTTTAAGTAGTACTGACACTGTTGGAAGTCTAGCGGGTATACCCATTGTTTCTCAGTTTGTTAACTCTGCTAATGGGACAAAAATAGGTCGTAAAGCATTAGAGAAGACTTTAGGTGTACATGCTGAAGCCAAAATACCTAAATACCACGCCAAGACCGCACGCAAAACGTTATCTAAGAGAGCGCTTCCTATTGATATGCAGGCTGAAAATAAGGTTGCATTATTTATCACTTGTTATAACAATTTTAATGAGCCTGAAATAGCCACCGACCTAGTGAAGGTGTTTGAACACAATAAAATTTCAATTTCTATTATGGAAAAAGAAAACTGTTGTGGTATGCCTAAGCTCGAGCTAGGAGATTTAGAGGGTGTAGCGAAATTAAAAGATGCCAACATTCCAACTATGCTTAAGTGGATTGATGAGGGGTGGGATATTGTTGCACCTGTCCCTTCATGTGTACTAATGTTTAAGCAAGAGTTACCTTTAATGTTTCCTGATGATAAAGATGTTCAGCGGGTTAAAGACCATATCTTTGACCCATTTGAATACTTGCATAAGAAACATAAAAACAAGCAGTTGAAAATTGATTTTAGCAAGTCGCTAGGTAAAGTTTTTTACCATGCATCATGCCATTTACGAGTACAGCGGATTGGTTTGAAAACGCGTGATGTATTGAATCTTATTCCTGATACACAATTGGAGGTGCTAGAGCGTTGCTCCGGACATGACGGCACCTATGCAGTGAAAAAAGAGTTCCATGAAATATCAATGAAGATTTGTAGACCTGTGGTTAGCAAACTTCAGAAAGCAGAAGCAAATTACTACAGCAGTGATTGTCCAATGGCAGGCCATCAAATTTCTAATGGAATGAAGGATGATTCGGATGCGACTCACCCAATGACGCTATTAAGAATAGCTTACGGGCTATAA
- a CDS encoding DUF3501 family protein: protein MQKLTKEDLYSLEEYSAMRSEFRAKMIEHKKSRVLRLGEHATVHFEDRTLMHYQVQEMLRAEKVFDAEGIQEEIDAYNPLIPDGSNWKATFMLEYDDEEIRRKRLGELIGIEKTVWVAVDGFDKVYPICNEDLERETEDKTSSVHFMRFELNADMVKAVKSGTAIAAGIEHEKYSVKVDAVTDAMRTSLAGDLD, encoded by the coding sequence ATGCAAAAGCTAACTAAAGAAGATCTCTACTCATTAGAAGAATACTCTGCTATGCGTAGTGAGTTCCGAGCAAAAATGATTGAACATAAAAAAAGTCGTGTGTTACGTCTAGGTGAGCATGCGACAGTTCATTTTGAAGATCGTACGTTGATGCATTATCAAGTCCAAGAAATGTTACGTGCTGAAAAGGTATTTGATGCTGAAGGTATTCAAGAAGAAATTGATGCATATAACCCGTTGATTCCAGATGGTAGTAACTGGAAAGCAACATTTATGCTTGAATATGATGATGAAGAAATTCGTCGTAAACGGTTAGGTGAATTAATTGGTATAGAAAAAACTGTATGGGTTGCCGTGGATGGCTTTGATAAAGTGTACCCTATATGTAATGAAGATTTAGAGCGTGAAACTGAAGATAAAACTTCATCAGTTCATTTTATGCGTTTTGAGCTGAATGCAGATATGGTAAAAGCGGTCAAATCAGGCACCGCGATTGCTGCCGGTATAGAACATGAAAAGTATTCTGTAAAAGTGGATGCTGTAACAGATGCAATGCGTACCTCTCTAGCGGGAGATCTCGATTAG
- a CDS encoding formate dehydrogenase accessory sulfurtransferase FdhD, with product MSAATPELQRPTLSTEGLAPTHAVQARDQFGDIRDVRVSGESPLTLKVDDREVVTLMTLGTNPELLALGYLRNQRLIEDISDIKSVHVDWEKETAQVSTRQGKGINDWQEKLSKRTVTTGCGQGTVFSCTLDKLYDHKLPQVQVKQSLLYELLKNITQHNEIYKQAGAVHGCALCKETNIISFIEDVGRHNAADAISGRMWMDNIQGADKIFYTTGRLTSEIVMKVTHMGIPILLSRSGVTHMGLELAKDLGVTMIARAKGKAFLVYNGSENLIYDKKPDKPHK from the coding sequence ATGTCAGCAGCAACTCCAGAACTACAGCGCCCTACACTTTCTACTGAAGGACTCGCACCAACCCACGCTGTGCAAGCACGTGATCAATTCGGTGACATTCGTGATGTGCGAGTGTCAGGGGAATCACCTCTTACATTAAAAGTAGACGATCGCGAAGTGGTCACACTAATGACGCTTGGAACCAATCCAGAATTATTAGCCTTAGGTTATTTGCGCAATCAAAGGTTAATTGAAGATATCTCTGATATTAAGTCTGTTCATGTCGACTGGGAAAAAGAAACTGCTCAAGTCAGCACAAGACAGGGAAAGGGCATTAATGACTGGCAAGAAAAATTAAGCAAACGAACTGTAACCACAGGTTGCGGTCAAGGCACTGTATTTAGCTGCACTTTAGACAAACTTTATGACCATAAATTACCACAGGTGCAAGTGAAGCAGTCATTATTGTATGAGTTATTAAAAAATATCACACAACATAACGAGATCTACAAACAAGCTGGTGCTGTACATGGTTGCGCATTATGCAAAGAAACCAATATTATCAGTTTCATTGAAGATGTTGGACGCCATAACGCAGCTGATGCTATATCAGGAAGAATGTGGATGGACAATATTCAAGGAGCAGACAAAATTTTTTACACAACGGGAAGGCTAACTTCAGAAATTGTTATGAAAGTCACTCACATGGGGATACCTATTTTGTTATCGCGTTCTGGCGTCACTCATATGGGGTTAGAACTAGCAAAAGACTTAGGCGTTACCATGATAGCGCGCGCCAAAGGTAAAGCTTTTCTGGTTTATAATGGTAGCGAAAATCTTATTTATGATAAGAAGCCAGACAAGCCACACAAGTAA